The genomic window TACTCCTACTTCCTCGGCAATGCCGATGAGCTGCTTTATGCCCTTTGTGCGTAATTCATCGAGTTGATAACCTTCAACCGGTGTGTGAGTTCGTTTATTATCTGCCATAAAATTCCTTAGTCAAAAATGAAGATCTTAAAAGAAGTTTAAGGTATAGAATCTGCAGAGATTCTCGCATTTAAAGAAGTCTCTTGTCGAGTAAAACAGAGTGCTGATTCTATATAAAACTTCCTTGCGTGTCAAGAGGTTGCACTTTTTAAGAGATATTATTTTTTATATTTTTATCCAAATCTGGATGGATTTTATAGACTTTGTTTTTAATTTTGATGAGAATTCCGGTATCAATGAGTTGCTTAAAAGTCTTTACAATCGTGGGTTTGCTGACATTGAGATGAGCGATAATGTTTTCATATGAGCCATAAAAGATATTGTCCTCATCGCAATTTGCCAATAAAAATTCAATAATGGCAATTTTTTTGCCACCCACAAAGGTGGAAATGGCGTTAATAAGGAGATTCTTTGAAGCGATTTCATCGGCTTGTAAAAATGGCAATATAGCCTTGTGTATGGCTTGGAGTAATTCCTCTATGTTGATAGGCTTTAAAATATATCCATCTACACGTAGCCTAATTGCATCAAGCAGATATTTTGTCTCTGTGTGTGCGGTGGTGATGACAACAGGAACATCTGGGTGTATGCTTGAGCTTCTTATATTATCAATAAGTTCGATGCCATTCATTTTTGGCATAAGAATATCTGTCAGCACCAAATCAACCTTATGTAGCCTAAAAAGATTCAGTGCCTCCTGCCCGTTTTTTGCCACAAGTAGTCGCCCCACATAGTCTTCGAGTACCATAGTTGTGAGGTTTGCAGTATCTACATCATCTTCAGCATATAAAATAGTGAGATTGCTCAATGCCTCAAATTTCATACTTTACCCCCTTGTGTTGGTATGTGGATAGTGAATTCTGCTCCAAAGTATGCCTCCCCCCATTGTGTGTTTGATACATCTATTGTGCCATTAAATTGTCGTTCAATGATTTGCTCTGCCATATATAAGCCTATGCCTGTGCCTACGGATTTATGCTTGGTTGTGAAGTATGGCTCGAATACCTTTGATTTATCCTCGAGGCGAATTCCACCTGCATTATCTCTCACGCAAAGCACGATATTATATCCTACCTTGTCTAACAAAATCTCTATACACAAATCTGTAAAATCTTTTTCATTTTCAGCCCTTAATTTAAGCGCATCAATCGCATTATTGATAAGTATTAAAATCACCTGCATAAAGGAGTTTTGATAGCCATCAATGCTAAGATTCTCTTTTTTTGCCACTACATTTATTTTTATAAGATTCTCTTTCAAACGCTCTTTTAAAAGTTCTATTGAATCCTCAATGCTTGTGATAAATACAAAAGGTTCGGTGTTTGCCTCCGGGCGAAAGAAATTGCGGAAATTTTCAATCGTGTTTGACATCTCCGTGGCGATTTTCATACCATATTGCGTTTGTTGAAGCACAAAGTCATCATCAAGGCGATTTTGCATAGCCTTACTTTTGAAGCTTTGTATAAGCATAGTGAGGGAGTTAAGTGGCTGTCGCCATTGATGTGCGATATTTTGTATCATTTCTCCCATAGAAGCAAGTCTTGCTTGTTGATACATAATTAAATCTTTCTTACGATTTTGTTCGACCTCATATTGAATAGATTCTTGCAAGTTTGCATTAAGTGCTTGAAGTTCTTTTGTTTTAGAATCTACGAGTTGTTCTAATAGCAAGTGATTTGTATTGATAGAATGTCGAATAGAAAGGGCGAGAATGATAATAGTCGCAATCACAATAAACATAAAAATGACCAAAAATACAAAGGTGTGATTGTATAGTGTATCCGTTATGGCTTTATTATAAAATGTAATATCGCTTGAAAGTATAATCTGCTCTTTGAGTAATGCAGAAATGGCGGGTATATCATTGTTGGTAATGGCGATTTTGGCAGATTCTCTCACCTGTTGTTGTTTTTGCAAAAGCTCCTTTACGGCATCATATTCTTTTGACATAAAAGTTTGCGCGTATTGTTTGCGTAAATGCAAAATAAGAGAATCCATATTGTCAATTTTGTTTTGAGCTTTTGGTTCGAGTATCCACATATATGACAAGTGTGCAATATCATCTTGATTATTTTTATTTTGCTCTTGCGCATTTTTATTAGGCGTATAGAGATTTCCTAAAGAATTTGTGTCAAATTCGCTCTTTAGCCCAAGAAGTGCGAGGAGTGCCACACTCGCCACAAGCACAAAACCTACAACGATAATCCACACTAAAATTGTCGTTTTTGCCTTAAACGAGATTTTATTCATTAAAGAATGCACGATACTCATACAAGATTCTTTGCATTTTCTATCGCATTGGCTAGGGCGCGGAGTAATAAATCATATCGCAAAAACTTATCCTTATTTTTTTTGAGTGCATAGCTCACTTGCCCTTGTAGTCTTTCTTGTAAAGAGAGTAGCGCGATATGCTCCTCATTTAGTGCGTTGATATGTTTTTGTGTATTTTCCACCTCACCTAATGCCTTAGATTTTTTGAGTATGTTTGTATTAATCTCCTCGCTCAATGCGTCAATCTTGCTTTTTGCCACTTGCTTATCAACTAAGATTCTTAACTCCCTGTTTTTGGTTTCTAAAGTATCGTTGCAGGATTCTACCTTGACTATATTTACCTTATGTTTGAGTTCCTCTTGTGCAAGGCTACTTGTGATATTTAAAATGCGCTCTTGCGTATTGCTAATTTGTATTTGGAGATTTTGTATATCAAATTCTACACTTGCCTTATTATGTAATGTTTCTTTGATGAGGGGTAGAGTCCAAGGGTCGCCGTTTTTATCAACAATGAGCGGTTTTGTGTAAATTTTTTTATTTAACTCGATTGAGCTACCATTATAGAATCCCACAAAATTAAGCGCGTTAGGGTCGTCTTTAGCGCATAAATCTAAAAGCTCCTTTGCTACTACTTCAAACATTACCCACGCATATTTTTGCACTAAGGAGAGGCAATAAATCGTTTTTTGTATAGAATCTATGTGTCCCAATGGCAAGGATTCTAAAAAAATACGCATTTTTTGTATGGCAAAAAAATGAAATTTTTTATTGAATCCTAGCACATCAATTTGTGCGAGATGTATATCATTTTGCAAGATTTGCAATGTATTTTGCATAATAAGCGATTGTATGTTGATAGATTCTAATGCCTTATCAATACTTGTTTTGTGCTCGTTACTCAAAATAAACATATGCGCCTTGTCATCAATATCACGAACCTCCTTATTAATCTGCACGATTTCATAATCAAATTTTTTGAGCTTAATACTGCCGTCTTTGAAAAACAGGGCATCACGCGGTTGTATGCCAAAGACATTCCTTAGGGCGATTTTGATTAAATCTCGCTTTGTACTTTCACACTGCACATCAAGTATAGAATCCACATATTGAAAAAACTCCTCAAAATCCTCCTTTGAAGGCTCTCTTTCGTAAAGTTTTGCCTTATGCTTTGTGAGAAAATCGCAGATTCTTTGCACATAAATATTATGCTGTTGATTTTTAATGCGCGTGATGATATGCAATTCTTTTTTATCATAATGCACGAACGCGCCCAAACCGCATTGATCGTAAAAATGCAAAATGGCGAGGCGAATATCATTCTCTGCGTCTTTGTGTTTTTGCAAAAGCTCAAGCAACGCGCCCTCGCTCTGTGTTTTTGCCTCTATGATTGAATGTGTGTTGTTAAAACAATCTTGCAAAATGTGTAGGGCATTATCGTATATATTCATAGGATTCTCATCTATTTTTTCTAGAATTAATTTTTGCGCTATTTTGAGATGAAGTGCGGGATTTAAGCACACTTTGAATCTGTTCATTTGAGGCATTTTGTATATTGCTAAAAGTGCCAAAAAATTCTAAAAGTCGCTTGATTTGTGCCTTGCTGTATTGATTATCGCCTATGCTTTGCACTTTGTTTGTATCCTTTGTTTTTTTGTATTGATGATAAGTGATTGCGTATCGATGTGCCTCATCGCGTAGCTTTTGGCACAATTGTAGTCTCTTATCGTTTGTATTCAGTTTAAATTCCGCCTTTTGTGTGCGTAATATATCAAGCGCGTTGCCTTTGGCGCGATAGGCTTTGGCATTGTGCTTCATCTTTGCAATCGCCATCACATCGACATTTGCACCCACACTTTTGAGGACTTCAAGCGCAATGTGAATCTGCGCACTTCCACCATCGATGAGCCATAAATCCGGCGGTGGATTAGATTCAAATCTTTTTGCCCTCCGCTCGAGCATTTCACGCATTTGTGTATATTCATCACTCGTGCTTAGCTCATATCGGCGGTATTGTGCGGGACAGAAGTGATTATTTTCATACACAATCATACCGCCGACATTATACATTCCGCTATGATGTGAGGTATCAAAAACCTCGATTCTATGTGGCGTGTGTCGCAAGGAGCAGAGATTTTGTAACGCTATGAGTGTGCTATTTTCGTTATGCTCTTGTTTATGGAGTTTTAAAATTTCTTGTGCATTTTTGAGCCCGAGCAAAAGCACATCTTTTTTCTTACCTCGTTGTGGTTGGGTGATTTTCACGCTACTTTGGGTTTGATTCTGTAAAAGTGTTTGCAAAGATGAAATATCCGCAAAATGAAAATAGGGGATAAGAATCTCCTTTGGCATAAGTGGCAGGGCGGTTTTGTAGGCATTAAGGAGTGCTTGTGTGTAGAGCTCGGGCAGGTTGTCCTCTTGTATATCTTGGTGCAGAAGTGAAAAATCGCTTGAGACAATGCGTCCATTGCGGATAAAGAGGCTCATTAGAATATGCGTTTTTACCCCTTTTTGTGAATCTAAATCCTCGTCTGTGGCAAGGACAAATGCGTCATAATCCCCGCTCCGCATATCGATAATGGATTGATTTTTCATATGTGTGATTTTATGGATTTTATCGCGCATTTTTGCCGCTTCTTCAAATTGCAATGAGGCAGAGAGATTTTGCATTTTAGATTCCAAAATCTTTATTAACTCCTTTTTATTTTCAAGCAGTGCAATGCCTTGCTCCACGATATTTGTGTATTCTTGCGTAGAGATTTTGTTCTCACAAGGTGCGAGGCATTTTTGTATCTCATAAAACAAACACGCTTTTTTGCCTTTTGCGCAGGATTTTTTCTGCACCAAAGGTAGCACATCATAGAGGCTTTCAAGTAGCTCCCTCGCGCCATTAACAAATGGACCAAAATACTGAATCTTGGGCGATTTAAGCACGGCGCGTGTAATATCAAAGCTTGGAAAGGGCGAGGATTTATCGATATAAATGTAAGGATAAGTCTTGTCATCGCGCAGTAAAATATTATATTTTGGCTTGAGGCTCTTAATAAGCGAATTTTCAAGGATAAGTGCGTCTTGTTCGCTATCGGTTAAAAGCGTGTGAATCTGGGCGATTTGGGATACCATAATGGTGATTCTTGGGCTAAGATTAGACCTTGGTGCGATATGCTGATTATGAATGTTAAAGTAGCTTTTAATGCGATTTTTGAGATTCTTTGCCTTGCCGACATAGAGGAGATTCCCATCTTTGTCAAAGTATTGATAAATGCCTGAATGCGTGGGTAAATGCGTGAGGGTAAAAAGCAAATGTGAGCGATTGTCCTGTGCTTGTGTGTGCGTTAAGCTAGGTTGTGAATCTACCCTAGATTCTGAATCTAGTTTGCGCATTAAATCCAAATTATGTTGTGAATCTATTTTATGCGCCATTTTGGGTATCCCATTGTCGTTTTATGCTTAATCGCAAAGATTCAAATTTTTCGTAGAGAATCTTATCTGTCGCGTGGTTGATAAACTCCCCATTTGAATGCTCGGTGTATCGCACGGGCGGCTTTGGTGGAGGTGGAGGCGCGAGGATATGGCTTGGCGTGTAGGCGTGTATTTTTTGGATATGAGCAAGGGCAGGGAAGTGCTCTTTGTGCTGTTTTAAACTCTCTATTATGTGTTTATGTTTATAATGATTAAATTCTACACACAACGCCTTGTGTTTGAAAGCGAAAAGAAGCGTGTCGTTTTTGACGATAATAAATAGAATCTGCTCCCTTTCAAGTGGCGTGAGAAAGGTATTTTTGAAGCGCGAAATATCGTCTTGCTGTCGCATTTTGTGTGCAAGAGAGGGGAAACCTTGCGCAAGATTGGAGAATATATGAGATATGGTGGCTATTTTCATTTGGTAATTCTAGCATATTTGACATTTATTTTTATGTTTTTAGGTGGCTGTGGCTATAAGACAAAGCCATTTTATACCAAAGATGCGCAAGAAGTGAAGCAAGAGATTCAAGGACAAGATTCTATGGCAACACAAAGAAAGGAACAAAATCGAACGCTTTTTCAAAGTATAGATTCTACCCCTACGCCTAGCTATGAGGAAGAGGAGTGAAAATGGGACAATATGATGCGATTATTATCGGTGCAGGAGTAGCAGGGCTGTATTGTGCCGCACATTTACCAAAAAATCTTAAGGTGTTAATCCTCTGTAAATCACAACCTTGGGAGTGCAATACCTTTTACGCCCAAGGTGGAATAAGCATAGCAAAAGATAATGATGATGTGCTTTCGCACACGCAAGATACACTTTCCGCCGGTGGGTATCTCAATAATAAGCAATGCGTGGAAATGCTCGCAAGCACGAGTCCTAAGATTCTAAATGAGCTTATAGAAAGTGGCTTTGTGCTTGATAGGGATAGTAATAATGCGCTGCTCTATGCTAAGGAGGGAGGACATAGCAAGGCGCGTATCGTGCATTCAGGCGGGGACGCGACCGGGCGCAATCTCCATACACATCTTATCGATAGGTTAAGCGCGACATTGTGGAAAAATGCAGAGGTGGTGGATTTACTCATCGAAGAGGATAAGTGCTATGGCGTGTGTGTGCAGACAAAGCTAGGCACACATAATCTCTACGCACATCACATTGTTATTGCGAGTGGTGGCGTTGGTGGTTTGTTTAAATACCATACAAATGCCTACACGATTAGTAGCGATATACACGGCATTATCCTCGAGCATCATCTCGCCTTGCAGGATATGGAAATGCTCCAATTCCACCCTACCGCCTATGTGCGTAATCCTCAAGCGCGTAAATATCTTATCTCCGAGGCGGTGCGTGGCGAAGGCGGTGTGATAGTCGATGAAGATGGCAAACGATTTTTGTTTGATTATGATGAGCGGGGTGAGTTAGCACCGCGTGACATTGTGGCGCGTGGGATTATGGACTATTGCACAAAACATAAAAAAGAGGTGTTTTTAGATGTGAGCGTGTTTGATAAGGCAGGATTCAAAAATCGCTTTCCAAATATTTATCGTGATTTAAGCACATTTTTAGACATTCCTAATGAGAAGATTCCCATTTCACCGGCGTTTCACTATTCTATGGGTGGTATTGCTGTGGATATAAATGGGCTTGTCAAAGGAATGAGTAATCTTTATGCAGTGGGAGAATGCGCGTGCAATGGGCTGCACGGAGGTAATCGCCTTGCGTCTAATTCTTTGCTAGAGGGGCTTGTCTTTGGCTCAAATGTTGCTAAACATATTGTAGAAAATCCTACACGCACGAGGGTGGCGCATTTTCCATTGTGTGAGGAAGTGCTAGAGAAAGAAGGTGATGTGAAGCTTAAGAATGTGTTGCGTGAGATTATGTGGGATAAGGTGGGAATTATCCGCTCTAAAAGTGGGCTAGATTCTGCTCTTGGGGGAATTGAAGTGATGTTAGAATCTAATATCGGGCGTATGTTGCGGCTGCGGCTACTCGTGGCGCGTAGGATTATAGAATCTGCGCTTACTCGCACAGAAAGCAAGGGCGCACATTTTAGGGTGGATTAAGCGAGTTTATATCACTTTTTAGAATCTGCAATAAAAATACAAGTCAATTACAACAATAAATTAAGATATGTAGAATAGAGATTCTTAGGGTTGGCTTAGATTTGGTAGGCAAAAAGCAGTGTTAAAGCTTTGTAAATAAGTTTCTAAAATGGCTAAGAATAGAATCTAAAAAGTATTTTCATTTATTTTTATCTTTTTTGCAGTCTGTGGAGTGTGGGTGGTACGCCCAAGAGGATTCGAACCTCTGACCTACGGCTTAGAAGGCCGTTGCTCTATCCAGCTGAGCTATGAGCGCATATATACACTAGAGAAATAAAAAAGGTTTGGTTGCGGGAGAGGGATTTGAACCCCCGACCTTTGGGTTATGAGCCCAATGAGCTACCGGACTGCTCTATCCCGCGATATTTCCAAAATACGCTAAAGTGCTAAATGCAAGAAAGAACTTAAAGTTTGAAGAAGTGGCTGGGGTAAAAGGATTCGAACCTCTGAATGCCTGGACCAAAACCAGGTGCCTTACCGCTTGGCGATACCCCAATAACAAAAATTGAGGCGTAATTATAATGAGTTTTGTATGTATTTGTCAAGGGATAGGGGCGTATAATTTATGAAAAATAAAATGAAATATTTGCCTAGAAGTTACTTGTATGGTTTAAAATGCGAACATTCCTTAACAAGTCATACAAAATATTTGGAGACTTCGGGGAAAATTTTAAAATAAAGGATTGAGCTATGAGTAAAGTTGTAGAAACATTAAAACAAATTCAAGCTGATGCGGCAGTGTTTTATGTCAAAGTGCATAATTTTCATTGGAATGTTAAGGGTATGGACTTTCACCCTACGCATAAGGCTACTGAAGAGATTTATGAAAATTTTGCTGATGTGTTTGATGATGTTGCAGAGCGCGTATTGCAAATTGGTGAAAAGCCCTATGTAACACTTGCAGATATGCTTAAAGCTGCAAAAATTAAAGAGGAGAGCAAAACAAGTTTTACTTCAAAAGATGTTTTAAAAGCTATCCTTGCTGATTATGAATATTTCCTTAAAGCGTTTGAAAATCTTTCAAGTGAGGCTGAAAAAGCTGGAGATAATGTAACACAGGGATATGCTGATGATAAAGTAGGTGAGTTGCAAAAAGCTATTTGGATGCTGAAAGCTACACTTGCTTAAGCCTCCTTACATTTTCGTTTCACATATTATATTAACGATGAGAATCTCTTTTTAGATTCTCATCATCTCCTTAACTTCAATTTTTAAAATATAGAGATTCTAAAAGAAATTTATTTTGTTTTTATATAATTTGCCCCAAAAGCAATGCAAAGGTTAAAAATGTATCAACAACGCGTGAAAGAAGCTATAGAGGCGATTAAAAAAGGTGAGATGATTATTATTATGGACGATGAGGATAGGGAGAATGAGGGCGATTTGGTAATGGCAGGTATTTTTTCCACTCCTCAAAAAATCAACTTTATGGCGCAAGAAGCACGAGGGCTTATTTGCGTATCCATCACACAAGAGCTTGCCAAAAAACTTGACTTGCCCCCAATGGTGCAAAAAAACGATAGCAATCACGAAACAGCCTTTACGATTTCTATTGACGCAAAAGAAGCCAAGACGGGTATTTCAGCCTATGAGCGCGATATGACTATTAGACTTATGTGTGAGAGTAACGCAAAACCAAGTGATTTTGTGCGTCCCGGACATATTTTTCCGCTTATTGCTAAAGAGGGAGGAGTGCTTGTGCGCACAGGACATACAGAGGCAAGTGTAGATATTTGCCGCCTTGCAGGAGTTGCACCCATTAGCGTAATTTGTGAGATTATGAAAAAAGACGGCACAATGGCAGGGCGCGGGGATAAATTTTTGCTTGATTTTGCCTCTTTGCATAATCTTAAGATTCTCTATGTATCCGATATTATCCATTATCGCCTTAATTTTGAAAATCTCCTGCGTGAGACTTCTCGTAAAAATGCAGTATTTATGGGCGTAGCGTGTGAAAAAATCACCTTTATAGACCATTTAGAGCGCGAGCATATTGCCTTTGCATTTTCTACCTCTACTCCGCATAAGACAAAGCCGCTTATTAGATTCCATAATATGCGCAGTGATTTGGAATTGCTAGAAAATACAGAAGAATGGAATGCGCTTCTTAAAAGCATTGAATATTTAAAAGAACAAGGCGGCTATTTGATAGTTTTAAATACTCATTCCCTGCATATATCTAAAGCCTGTGGCGATATGAAAGACTTTGGTATTGGTGCGCAGATTCTTAAAAGATTAGGTATTGAAGATTTTGTGCTTCTTAGCTCTTGTAGTGCAAACAAAGGTGAGTATAATGCCCTTAGTGGCTTTAATCTGCATTTGGTGGAAAAGATTGAGGTATAAAATAATATTAAGACAAATTTGTCTATAATCTTAGCTTTTGTAAATCCATATTTTAGGGAAAGTTATGCCATTATCTCCAAGAGTGAAAATTCTTGTCTGCTATCATAAGATAAGCCCAATCATTGCAAATGAAGTGTTGCAACCAATTTTGGTAGGTGCGGCACAAGCAGACCAAACCACACTAGAATCTTTAGAATCTGCTTGTGCTAAGCAGGGCGTAGAACTTTTTAGGGACGATTATATTTCAGGGGAGGAGGCATACTCTCATAGTTTAAAAAAAGAAATTTCCACACTCAATCCCCACTTTTGCGAACTCACCGCAATGTATTGGGCGTGGAAGAATCTTGAAGCAGATTATTATGGACTTTTTCATTATCGGAGAGTGTTTGATTTCGCACTAAATACATTTTTTTCTCGCCTTAAATCAGCCTTTATTCCTCAAAGTCGTGTTATCGCTAAATATCATCTTGAATCTACCTTTATTACTTCGTATTTGCAAACACATCATATTGATATAGTTATTCCCAAGCCCTTGCCTTTACACCAAGATATAAATGCGTATGAAAATTTTGCGAAAGGAGGGCATAACATAAAAGATTTAGATAAAGCGATTGCCTATATTAAAGAAACTTATCCATTTATGGGAGATTCTATTACGCAGGCACTTTTTACAAATGGTGCGAAAATATGCTATTGGAATATGGCAATATGGCGTAAAGAGATATTTTTTGAATATTGTGAGTGGCTCTTTGATGTGCTTTTTGCTTTGCAAGAGCAAATTGATTATAAATCTTATGATGCACACGAAGCGAGAGTCTTTGGATTTTTAAGTGAGTGGCTTTTTAACGTGTGGCTTGCCTATCAGTTGAAAACGCGTAAATTGAATGTGCTTGAAGCAAAAAGTAAGCTTCTTTATAACAAGCAAAGTAAATTTTTTGGCAAAGTCAGTGCGCCAGATTGTGAGCGGTATTATTTTTTATTTATCCGTATATATAAAAAATCTCTTTCGCCCCTCCCCCCTGCTACTCCACAGCCTCAAAAGTTTAAACAAGAATTTGATAAAGGGAATGAAGTATGAATATAAAGATTCTCGTATGTTATCACAAGGTAAGCCCTATTATTGGCAATGATGTCTTACAGCCAATTCTGCTCGGTGCAGCAAATGCGAGTGAATACACCATAGGCGGTTTGAAAACTTTGTGTGATAAGGCAGGAGTGCCACTTTTGTATGATAATAGTGGAGAGCATATCAGCAGCCTTAATCCCTACTTTTGCGAACTCACCGCAATGTATTGGGCGTGGAAGAATCTTGAAGCAGATTATTATGGACTTTTTCATTATCGTAGAGTGTTTGATTTTAGAGATTCTACTCATTTTGATATGCCTAGAACACAAAAATATTATTATGATTCCATAAGAGGTTTTTTTAGTGATTTTTATCAACAATATGGGCTTAATCCTCAAAATATTATTGAGTCTCTAAAGGGTTATGATATAGTGCTTCCAACTTTGGTTATTGACCACGATGATAAGCAAAGAGCACAACATTTATCACTCTATGAATTATATGATGAGGTGCATTATATAAAAGATATGGATTTAGCGCTAGAGTATATCGCTTCAAAATATCCACAGATGTATCAAATTGCACTCGATACACTCCACAAAAAGCCTTTGTTTTGGTATATAGCAAATATGTATATTATGAAAAAGGCATTATATTTTGAATATTGCGAATGGTTATTTGATGTTTTGTTTGCTATTGAGCCTTTGAGTGCTTATAAAAATTATGATAGTTATCAGGCAAGAATTTTTGGCTTTTTAGCGGAGAGATTATTTAATGTATGGATTGCTTATAAAAAAACACAAAAGAATCTTAAAATAAAAGAACTACCCTTAGTCTTTTTTAAATTTAGAGCAAAAAAAAGATGGTTTGGTTGGGCTCAAGATGGCGATGTGAAGCAATTTTATGTATGTAAATTACGAGTGATAAAGAAATATCTAGGTGAGGCTAAATCCTAAATGTGTGACAGAGTTCAAAGAGGCAAGGGAGAGCTAAATGGATTCTAGGATCTCACAGAAAAATACGCACTTTTTGCATAAGCTTTGCAATCTTGCAGATGTGAAAATAGCGCGTTTTCATCTCGGTGAAATTGTCTTATGGCTTTGTATGTTGCTTGCGGGAGTTGCTCTAGCTATCTTGCCATTGTCTTATAGCTATATAAGTATCAAAATCCCTATTCAACTGCTGTATATTGCATTTGGTGTGTATCTACTTTGTTTCTGGCGCAATATGAAATCTATCAAAGCCCTTATTTTGCCTCTTAGCTTTATGGCTATTGTTGTGATAATGGCGTATATCTCACTTTTGTATGCAGTGAATGTGCCAGAGACTAAGAATCTTATTCGTTGGTATCTGCTTGAACCTAGTCTTTTTATGATGATGAGTTTTCTATTCACACTTTCTTTGAAGCAAAGCCAACAGAGGATATTTTTTATTTTACTTTGCTGTGTGATTTTCTATCACCCTTTGGTTACAATTTATGATTTTTATGCTAATGGTGATGGGAAGCTCGGTTATCGTGCGATGTTACCCCATTATCATATCCCTGCTACGGGATATAGCTTTTATTTACTCTTTGCCTTTAGCTTTGCTTATGTGGGCTTTTTAAAAACAAGGGGGTTTGCAAAATACATCTTTGGCATATTTACACTTTTAGGAATCTACGCCTTTGTGTGTAATGGTGGAAGATTTGCGGCTTTGGCACTTATTGTTATGATATGTGCACCTCTTGCATTTTTTGTCTATAAGCGTAAAAAAATAGCTCTTTTGGGATTATTTATCACTCTTTGTTTTGGTGCTTTTGTGCTTTATCATTTTAGCTCCTCGTGGCAGGATAGATTTAATTTTTATAAGATA from Helicobacter typhlonius includes these protein-coding regions:
- a CDS encoding bifunctional 3,4-dihydroxy-2-butanone 4-phosphate synthase/GTP cyclohydrolase II, with translation MYQQRVKEAIEAIKKGEMIIIMDDEDRENEGDLVMAGIFSTPQKINFMAQEARGLICVSITQELAKKLDLPPMVQKNDSNHETAFTISIDAKEAKTGISAYERDMTIRLMCESNAKPSDFVRPGHIFPLIAKEGGVLVRTGHTEASVDICRLAGVAPISVICEIMKKDGTMAGRGDKFLLDFASLHNLKILYVSDIIHYRLNFENLLRETSRKNAVFMGVACEKITFIDHLEREHIAFAFSTSTPHKTKPLIRFHNMRSDLELLENTEEWNALLKSIEYLKEQGGYLIVLNTHSLHISKACGDMKDFGIGAQILKRLGIEDFVLLSSCSANKGEYNALSGFNLHLVEKIEV
- a CDS encoding response regulator — encoded protein: MKFEALSNLTILYAEDDVDTANLTTMVLEDYVGRLLVAKNGQEALNLFRLHKVDLVLTDILMPKMNGIELIDNIRSSSIHPDVPVVITTAHTETKYLLDAIRLRVDGYILKPINIEELLQAIHKAILPFLQADEIASKNLLINAISTFVGGKKIAIIEFLLANCDEDNIFYGSYENIIAHLNVSKPTIVKTFKQLIDTGILIKIKNKVYKIHPDLDKNIKNNIS
- a CDS encoding Dps family protein, with product MSKVVETLKQIQADAAVFYVKVHNFHWNVKGMDFHPTHKATEEIYENFADVFDDVAERVLQIGEKPYVTLADMLKAAKIKEESKTSFTSKDVLKAILADYEYFLKAFENLSSEAEKAGDNVTQGYADDKVGELQKAIWMLKATLA
- a CDS encoding sensor histidine kinase, with translation MSIVHSLMNKISFKAKTTILVWIIVVGFVLVASVALLALLGLKSEFDTNSLGNLYTPNKNAQEQNKNNQDDIAHLSYMWILEPKAQNKIDNMDSLILHLRKQYAQTFMSKEYDAVKELLQKQQQVRESAKIAITNNDIPAISALLKEQIILSSDITFYNKAITDTLYNHTFVFLVIFMFIVIATIIILALSIRHSINTNHLLLEQLVDSKTKELQALNANLQESIQYEVEQNRKKDLIMYQQARLASMGEMIQNIAHQWRQPLNSLTMLIQSFKSKAMQNRLDDDFVLQQTQYGMKIATEMSNTIENFRNFFRPEANTEPFVFITSIEDSIELLKERLKENLIKINVVAKKENLSIDGYQNSFMQVILILINNAIDALKLRAENEKDFTDLCIEILLDKVGYNIVLCVRDNAGGIRLEDKSKVFEPYFTTKHKSVGTGIGLYMAEQIIERQFNGTIDVSNTQWGEAYFGAEFTIHIPTQGGKV
- the nadB gene encoding L-aspartate oxidase; the encoded protein is MGQYDAIIIGAGVAGLYCAAHLPKNLKVLILCKSQPWECNTFYAQGGISIAKDNDDVLSHTQDTLSAGGYLNNKQCVEMLASTSPKILNELIESGFVLDRDSNNALLYAKEGGHSKARIVHSGGDATGRNLHTHLIDRLSATLWKNAEVVDLLIEEDKCYGVCVQTKLGTHNLYAHHIVIASGGVGGLFKYHTNAYTISSDIHGIILEHHLALQDMEMLQFHPTAYVRNPQARKYLISEAVRGEGGVIVDEDGKRFLFDYDERGELAPRDIVARGIMDYCTKHKKEVFLDVSVFDKAGFKNRFPNIYRDLSTFLDIPNEKIPISPAFHYSMGGIAVDINGLVKGMSNLYAVGECACNGLHGGNRLASNSLLEGLVFGSNVAKHIVENPTRTRVAHFPLCEEVLEKEGDVKLKNVLREIMWDKVGIIRSKSGLDSALGGIEVMLESNIGRMLRLRLLVARRIIESALTRTESKGAHFRVD
- the uvrC gene encoding excinuclease ABC subunit UvrC encodes the protein MAHKIDSQHNLDLMRKLDSESRVDSQPSLTHTQAQDNRSHLLFTLTHLPTHSGIYQYFDKDGNLLYVGKAKNLKNRIKSYFNIHNQHIAPRSNLSPRITIMVSQIAQIHTLLTDSEQDALILENSLIKSLKPKYNILLRDDKTYPYIYIDKSSPFPSFDITRAVLKSPKIQYFGPFVNGARELLESLYDVLPLVQKKSCAKGKKACLFYEIQKCLAPCENKISTQEYTNIVEQGIALLENKKELIKILESKMQNLSASLQFEEAAKMRDKIHKITHMKNQSIIDMRSGDYDAFVLATDEDLDSQKGVKTHILMSLFIRNGRIVSSDFSLLHQDIQEDNLPELYTQALLNAYKTALPLMPKEILIPYFHFADISSLQTLLQNQTQSSVKITQPQRGKKKDVLLLGLKNAQEILKLHKQEHNENSTLIALQNLCSLRHTPHRIEVFDTSHHSGMYNVGGMIVYENNHFCPAQYRRYELSTSDEYTQMREMLERRAKRFESNPPPDLWLIDGGSAQIHIALEVLKSVGANVDVMAIAKMKHNAKAYRAKGNALDILRTQKAEFKLNTNDKRLQLCQKLRDEAHRYAITYHQYKKTKDTNKVQSIGDNQYSKAQIKRLLEFFGTFSNIQNASNEQIQSVLKSRTSSQNSAKINSRKNR